The following proteins are co-located in the Nitrospiraceae bacterium genome:
- a CDS encoding SDR family oxidoreductase encodes MVERFLQTPFMKNIEPFAVITGASRGIGAEYARALAARGYHLLLVARDQKRLKELSKEIQQTTSVQVWTETLDLAKPNAAATLYQLAQSCRPHVSLLVNNAGFGQYGLFTDMPLSTIQDMLQVHIHATTESTRLFLPDMMNRGEGVIINVASVAGFLPIPYMAEYAATKAFIISFSEAVAMEAREKEVTIQVCCPGYTETDFHRTAGHRPRHISSPHASRDVVQKSLRALRSRQSFVTIGWQGLATQWITSFFPKRWLTRLSSRFVRPNSPSR; translated from the coding sequence ATGGTTGAACGATTTCTTCAGACTCCATTCATGAAAAATATTGAGCCATTCGCTGTTATTACCGGAGCTTCCCGAGGGATTGGGGCCGAATATGCCAGAGCCTTAGCAGCTCGAGGCTATCACCTTCTGTTGGTCGCCAGGGACCAAAAACGTCTGAAAGAGTTATCCAAGGAGATTCAACAGACCACCTCTGTTCAAGTCTGGACAGAAACGCTGGATTTGGCCAAGCCTAACGCGGCTGCAACTCTTTACCAATTAGCTCAATCATGTCGGCCGCATGTGTCGTTGCTTGTCAATAATGCCGGCTTTGGGCAGTATGGGCTATTTACAGACATGCCACTTTCCACGATCCAGGACATGTTACAGGTCCATATCCATGCGACCACAGAAAGCACGAGACTATTCCTACCTGATATGATGAATCGAGGGGAGGGCGTCATTATCAATGTGGCGTCGGTGGCAGGATTTTTACCTATTCCCTATATGGCGGAATACGCCGCCACCAAAGCCTTTATCATATCCTTCTCCGAGGCGGTGGCGATGGAGGCCAGAGAAAAGGAGGTGACCATCCAGGTATGCTGTCCAGGCTATACAGAAACCGATTTCCATAGAACGGCAGGGCACCGCCCACGCCATATTTCTTCTCCTCACGCTTCCCGCGACGTCGTACAAAAATCATTAAGGGCCCTAAGATCACGGCAATCCTTCGTGACTATTGGGTGGCAGGGACTGGCAACCCAATGGATAACTTCATTTTTTCCTAAAAGGTGGCTCACGCGTCTTTCCAGCCGATTTGTTCGACCAAATTCCCCCTCTCGTTGA
- a CDS encoding cell envelope biogenesis protein OmpA produces the protein MSCVCILTFGCSGPRPILYPNDYLQHVGPDRAEEDIEECQQLAEDYVPEHDAATVAGNTAVGGGAGGAIGAVSGAIRGGAGIGAAIGAATGATIGFIRGLFQASQPTPAHKAFVNRCLAERGYQSIGWE, from the coding sequence ATCTCTTGTGTCTGCATCCTCACATTTGGGTGCTCTGGCCCTCGCCCAATCCTCTATCCCAACGACTATCTTCAACACGTTGGTCCCGATCGGGCTGAAGAGGACATTGAAGAATGCCAACAGCTTGCAGAGGATTATGTACCGGAACACGATGCCGCAACGGTGGCCGGGAATACTGCCGTTGGAGGGGGAGCAGGGGGTGCCATCGGTGCAGTCAGTGGGGCCATTCGAGGAGGAGCGGGTATTGGAGCCGCCATCGGTGCGGCAACAGGTGCGACCATTGGCTTTATTCGTGGCTTATTCCAGGCCTCGCAACCAACACCTGCCCACAAGGCCTTCGTTAACCGGTGCCTTGCGGAACGAGGGTACCAATCGATTGGTTGGGAATAG
- the pyrE gene encoding orotate phosphoribosyltransferase — MPKNALIQAFHQLEAFKWNQQEGFRLASGKNSPYYVDCRIVLAHPHSRHLVAQLAYHLLKSLEFTLIGGLEIGAIPLATCISDYGYRADPQREWRTFVVRKQPKDHGLGKLIEGTIHSGETALVVDDVLTTGGSLIKAAEATRAQGLTVTHGLVVVDRSEDEGKSNLAHMGIQLLPLLTLEDLRQTPPSAH, encoded by the coding sequence ATGCCAAAAAATGCCCTTATTCAGGCTTTCCATCAGCTGGAAGCCTTCAAATGGAACCAGCAAGAAGGCTTTCGGCTCGCCTCAGGGAAAAACAGCCCTTATTATGTTGACTGTCGTATTGTATTGGCTCATCCACACTCACGTCACCTTGTGGCTCAATTAGCCTATCACCTGCTGAAATCCTTAGAATTCACACTCATTGGCGGGCTGGAAATCGGAGCAATTCCCCTGGCCACCTGTATTTCAGATTATGGCTATAGGGCCGATCCCCAGCGGGAGTGGCGAACGTTCGTTGTGCGTAAACAACCTAAGGATCATGGATTAGGCAAATTAATTGAAGGCACGATTCATTCCGGCGAAACAGCTTTAGTGGTCGACGACGTGTTAACTACAGGCGGATCATTGATAAAGGCCGCTGAAGCAACTCGCGCCCAGGGCTTAACTGTGACGCATGGGTTAGTGGTTGTGGATCGATCTGAAGATGAAGGAAAAAGCAATCTGGCCCACATGGGCATTCAATTACTCCCTCTACTCACTCTGGAAGATTTAAGACAAACACCTCCCTCCGCCCATTAA
- a CDS encoding rhodanese-like domain-containing protein has product MNRFSFSLSIVLLFLGCWLPSIVTAEPYLLTVQQLKAGLEKASQSKQKGFVLVDVRSPDEHMSGFIPGTDFNIDFREMQGRHQELKAKLDQHIVVYCQSGHRSNIAAETLMGLGYQHVYNVEGSMNAWTEAGYPIEHPK; this is encoded by the coding sequence ATGAATCGTTTTTCTTTCTCTTTGTCCATCGTTCTTCTTTTTCTAGGATGTTGGCTCCCCTCCATCGTTACTGCTGAGCCCTACCTTTTAACGGTTCAGCAACTCAAAGCAGGACTTGAAAAGGCTTCCCAGTCCAAACAGAAAGGTTTTGTGCTCGTCGACGTTCGGAGCCCAGACGAACACATGAGTGGCTTCATTCCCGGAACGGATTTCAATATTGATTTTCGGGAAATGCAAGGACGCCATCAAGAGCTCAAGGCGAAACTGGATCAGCACATCGTGGTGTACTGCCAATCTGGACATCGCAGCAATATTGCTGCTGAAACCTTAATGGGATTAGGGTATCAGCATGTCTATAATGTGGAAGGAAGCATGAATGCCTGGACCGAAGCGGGGTATCCTATCGAACACCCCAAGTAA
- a CDS encoding HD domain-containing protein, which yields MSKEKPKSDGVTPLSLSTYSEAEASQVSATAKLQAARSQLIAYAKDLKQMLEQEGQKTQLLKKAHAQMLAYARDLKVSLEAEQKKNSELEQAYADTIIRLARASRYKDEETGAHIERLSHYSQSLALAIGWDQARARCLFAVAPMHDVGKIGVPDAVLGKHGPLTEEEWQSIRQHPLLGASLLDGSTSPLLQMAKEVALTHHERWDGSGYPRGLKGTEIPITGRIVMLCDLYDALRSRRPYKSAFTHEKTCDIILNGNDRTKPTHFDPHLLEVFREMHQDFNGIYSTVAEI from the coding sequence ATGAGTAAGGAGAAGCCCAAGAGTGATGGGGTTACTCCTTTATCCTTAAGCACATATTCAGAGGCCGAAGCTTCCCAAGTATCTGCCACAGCGAAACTTCAGGCAGCCCGCTCGCAACTCATAGCTTATGCCAAAGATCTCAAGCAGATGTTGGAGCAGGAAGGTCAGAAAACTCAACTGCTTAAAAAAGCTCATGCCCAAATGCTTGCCTATGCCAGGGACCTTAAGGTCTCATTGGAAGCAGAGCAAAAGAAAAATAGTGAATTGGAACAGGCCTATGCCGACACTATTATTCGCTTAGCCCGTGCCTCACGCTATAAAGATGAAGAAACAGGAGCACATATTGAACGGTTAAGCCATTACTCGCAATCGCTTGCTTTGGCCATCGGCTGGGATCAGGCACGCGCTCGTTGTTTATTCGCCGTTGCACCGATGCATGATGTGGGGAAAATCGGGGTGCCAGATGCCGTCCTTGGAAAGCATGGCCCGTTGACGGAAGAAGAATGGCAATCGATTAGGCAGCATCCTCTTTTGGGAGCGAGTTTATTGGATGGCTCGACGTCTCCCTTGCTACAGATGGCCAAGGAAGTCGCGCTGACTCACCATGAACGTTGGGACGGAAGTGGATATCCTCGAGGGCTGAAGGGAACAGAGATTCCCATCACGGGACGAATTGTGATGCTCTGCGACCTTTACGATGCCTTACGAAGCCGGAGGCCTTACAAGTCAGCGTTTACCCATGAGAAGACATGCGACATAATTTTAAACGGAAACGACAGAACAAAGCCGACACATTTTGATCCACACCTTTTGGAAGTTTTTCGGGAGATGCATCAGGACTTTAACGGCATCTATTCCACTGTGGCCGAAATCTAA
- a CDS encoding response regulator has product MVGPVKTILIADDEEDLRLLVQVTLEDPSYRILTAIDGCGAMDAVCTNIPDLLILDWMMPGLSGYEVVRKLRLHADTARIPIVMLTAKDGLDARKQIASLDLAGYLVKPFSPLELIQKVREILA; this is encoded by the coding sequence ATGGTGGGTCCCGTGAAAACGATCCTCATTGCCGATGATGAGGAAGATCTTAGGCTGCTGGTTCAGGTTACTCTCGAAGACCCCTCGTATCGGATTCTTACTGCTATCGACGGTTGCGGGGCGATGGATGCCGTTTGCACCAACATTCCCGATCTATTGATTCTTGATTGGATGATGCCGGGTCTAAGTGGGTATGAGGTGGTACGAAAGCTTCGCCTACATGCCGACACGGCGAGAATTCCAATTGTCATGTTAACCGCGAAAGATGGGCTTGATGCACGTAAGCAGATAGCTTCTCTTGATCTTGCGGGATATTTGGTGAAACCATTTAGCCCATTAGAGTTGATACAAAAAGTTCGGGAGATACTTGCCTAA
- a CDS encoding tRNA (adenine-N1)-methyltransferase, with product MKTFQSGERVHLIDKKERPYALTLKAGEIFQHSGDRISHDDIIGKPDGTAVQFSNGKLMVAVHPTLAEYTLKMPRGAQVIYPKDLAVIPMWADIYPGARVFEAGVGSGALTMALLRAVGDRGCVVSYEMREDFAATATKNIERFMGKVPNHFLQIRNAYEGIEIGEGASSWLFDRVVLDLPEPWRVVPHAARALRSGGLYLSYVPTVPQVMQTVQALEQSRVFTMVQNFETLLRTWNIKGRSVRPDHRMVAHSGFITVARKVENNIWNSEQYHAIEPASQEDDHVIKEDEYVGDGLDIP from the coding sequence ATGAAAACATTTCAGTCTGGAGAACGAGTTCATTTAATCGACAAGAAAGAACGGCCGTATGCCCTCACACTTAAAGCCGGAGAAATCTTTCAGCATAGTGGAGACCGGATTAGCCATGACGACATTATTGGAAAACCGGATGGAACAGCGGTCCAGTTTTCCAATGGAAAGTTAATGGTAGCCGTCCATCCAACGTTAGCTGAGTATACCTTGAAAATGCCTCGAGGAGCTCAGGTGATTTATCCTAAAGATTTAGCTGTCATTCCAATGTGGGCGGATATTTATCCAGGAGCCAGGGTCTTTGAGGCCGGGGTGGGGTCTGGGGCATTAACAATGGCTCTTTTGCGTGCGGTGGGGGATCGTGGGTGTGTGGTGAGCTATGAAATGCGAGAAGATTTTGCAGCTACGGCCACGAAAAACATCGAACGGTTCATGGGAAAGGTACCTAACCATTTTCTTCAGATTCGTAATGCATACGAAGGTATCGAGATTGGGGAAGGGGCGTCTTCCTGGCTGTTTGATCGAGTGGTGTTGGATCTTCCTGAACCCTGGCGAGTGGTTCCGCATGCGGCACGGGCATTGCGGTCCGGTGGGCTGTATTTGAGTTATGTCCCGACGGTACCACAGGTGATGCAAACGGTACAGGCTTTGGAGCAGAGCCGAGTTTTTACCATGGTTCAAAATTTTGAAACGTTGTTGCGGACGTGGAATATTAAAGGACGGAGTGTTCGACCCGATCACCGAATGGTTGCTCATTCCGGTTTTATTACCGTGGCCAGAAAAGTCGAAAATAATATTTGGAATTCTGAGCAATACCACGCTATCGAACCTGCGTCTCAAGAAGACGATCACGTCATCAAGGAGGATGAATATGTCGGTGATGGATTAGATATTCCCTGA
- a CDS encoding TrkA family potassium uptake protein, translating into MKRLFTVIGLGRFGYSVAQGLVTKGCEVLAIDKDEEKIQAISDIATFAVQCDATDERALKAVSAQNVDVAVVSIGENIEASILIVQTLKEMGVKSIVAKAVAPIQGKILMNLGVDEVIYPERDAAIRLAHRLVSPSVLEYLELAPGFSVEEVSVSESLSGLSLEDVKLRGKHNLNVIGIKKQVTRMVKGRMMKEEIFNFTPKPDDVIEKGDVLVMIGREEDLDRFCNNV; encoded by the coding sequence ATGAAACGCCTTTTTACAGTTATCGGACTTGGGCGCTTCGGCTATAGCGTGGCACAAGGATTGGTCACCAAAGGATGCGAAGTACTTGCCATCGATAAGGATGAGGAAAAAATCCAGGCGATCAGTGATATTGCGACCTTTGCCGTCCAATGCGATGCGACTGATGAACGCGCGTTAAAAGCAGTCAGCGCTCAAAACGTCGATGTCGCTGTCGTCAGTATCGGTGAAAACATTGAAGCCAGCATTCTTATTGTTCAAACACTCAAGGAAATGGGGGTAAAATCCATTGTGGCGAAAGCCGTGGCCCCAATCCAGGGAAAAATATTAATGAACCTGGGAGTCGATGAGGTTATCTATCCTGAACGAGATGCGGCCATCCGTCTCGCACACAGGCTGGTCTCACCGAGTGTACTTGAATACTTAGAATTGGCCCCAGGCTTTAGTGTGGAAGAAGTGTCCGTTTCAGAGAGCTTGTCCGGATTGAGTCTTGAGGATGTTAAGTTACGCGGAAAGCATAACTTGAATGTGATCGGGATAAAAAAACAAGTAACCAGAATGGTCAAAGGGCGAATGATGAAAGAAGAAATATTTAATTTCACCCCAAAACCCGATGACGTTATTGAAAAAGGTGATGTCCTGGTCATGATCGGCCGAGAAGAGGATTTAGACCGTTTTTGCAATAACGTGTAA
- a CDS encoding sigma-70 family RNA polymerase sigma factor, which yields MEYQTVLDEPTETELATIKSEGAKHLPRGFGPALESLYFRSFGTRPLLNKDSEIELAKEIDQASRAIRVIIKQSLHLTHPVKKGPEREKTIALLKETLALSGFSTPSIEKLKSVLLDLGQTYPSMSSSIQDLCQQLQKAKFQLEKAKSELVQRNLRLVVDIAKRYTGHGLAFLDLVQEGNIGLMKAAERFQYRKGFKFSTYATWWIRQGITRSLADQSRTIRVPVHLNEISNKIARASKRLTQQNARPVQLDDIGEALKLSVEKVHDTIQAFQDPISLETPVGDGETFLTDFIPDTGTLTPDGPVSRQETNQQVERILDSLTPREQMVIRLRFGIGQDEPWTLEEVGQSMSVTRERVRQIEAKALQKLKEPALKDMLSSIK from the coding sequence ATGGAATACCAAACTGTTTTGGATGAGCCAACAGAAACCGAACTCGCTACCATCAAATCTGAAGGGGCCAAACATTTACCAAGAGGATTCGGGCCAGCTCTCGAATCGTTATACTTCCGATCATTTGGCACCCGACCTCTTCTCAATAAAGATTCTGAGATCGAATTAGCCAAGGAGATAGACCAAGCGTCTAGAGCCATCAGGGTCATCATTAAACAGAGTCTTCATCTCACTCATCCAGTAAAGAAGGGACCAGAAAGAGAAAAAACAATTGCTCTTCTCAAGGAAACGTTGGCCTTAAGTGGTTTTTCGACTCCCTCCATTGAAAAATTAAAATCTGTTCTGTTGGATTTAGGCCAAACGTATCCCTCGATGTCCTCATCCATTCAGGATCTCTGCCAACAACTTCAAAAAGCAAAATTTCAACTAGAGAAAGCGAAATCCGAACTCGTTCAGCGAAATCTTCGCCTGGTTGTGGACATAGCGAAACGGTACACGGGGCATGGATTGGCCTTTTTAGACTTAGTCCAAGAGGGAAATATTGGGCTTATGAAGGCGGCAGAACGATTTCAATATCGCAAAGGGTTTAAATTCAGCACTTATGCCACATGGTGGATTCGACAAGGGATTACCCGATCACTCGCCGACCAGTCTAGAACCATTCGTGTCCCTGTCCATTTAAATGAAATCTCCAACAAGATTGCTCGTGCCTCCAAACGGTTGACACAACAAAATGCCCGCCCAGTGCAGTTGGATGACATTGGAGAAGCGCTCAAACTGAGTGTGGAAAAAGTTCATGACACCATTCAGGCCTTTCAGGATCCTATATCGTTAGAAACCCCGGTTGGGGATGGAGAAACCTTTCTCACAGACTTCATTCCAGATACGGGAACTTTGACGCCGGATGGACCTGTCTCACGCCAAGAAACGAACCAACAAGTCGAACGGATCTTGGATTCGCTGACTCCAAGGGAACAAATGGTGATCCGCCTGCGTTTTGGCATTGGCCAAGACGAGCCATGGACCCTTGAAGAAGTCGGACAAAGTATGTCGGTTACCCGTGAACGTGTCCGGCAAATTGAGGCCAAAGCCCTTCAAAAATTAAAGGAGCCTGCTTTGAAGGATATGCTTTCTTCCATTAAGTAG
- the lpxC gene encoding UDP-3-O-[3-hydroxymyristoyl] N-acetylglucosamine deacetylase, whose product MRHQQTLETSSFLSGIGLHSGNPASIAIHPAPVNSGVVFVKHVADQIQSCPASIAYLGQTDHCTTLQVGDFDIQTVEHVLSALAGLEIDNAYVELLGSEIPAADGSAIPFVDMVYQSGVLTQEEPRKYLKIIQPITVEDGHRSITVHPSALPQITYFIDFPHPLIQQQEYHHFCTPQDYGKNIAGARTFAFRKEVEFLWSRGLGLGGSLHNTVVFADSGLVNDDALRFPDECVRHKVLDLIGDLSLLGIPVIGHFFAKCAGHALHTQLVQAIMHNPDKWIMLNAGESGKDEIFNGQSSSNPTIHLPELQPAFHAS is encoded by the coding sequence ATGCGTCACCAACAAACACTCGAAACATCATCATTCTTATCTGGCATTGGTCTCCATTCTGGGAACCCGGCCTCAATTGCCATTCATCCAGCTCCGGTTAACTCCGGGGTGGTCTTCGTAAAGCATGTGGCTGATCAAATCCAGTCATGTCCAGCTAGCATTGCCTATTTAGGCCAAACTGATCATTGCACCACACTTCAAGTTGGTGATTTTGACATACAGACAGTTGAGCATGTGTTAAGTGCGCTGGCTGGTCTAGAAATCGATAACGCCTACGTGGAATTGCTTGGCAGTGAAATCCCTGCAGCAGACGGCAGCGCCATTCCATTTGTTGATATGGTTTACCAAAGTGGCGTTCTCACCCAGGAAGAACCGCGAAAATACCTTAAAATTATTCAACCAATTACCGTAGAAGATGGACACCGATCAATCACCGTTCATCCCTCGGCACTCCCCCAAATTACCTATTTCATTGATTTTCCGCATCCCCTTATACAACAACAAGAATATCATCATTTTTGCACGCCCCAGGATTATGGTAAAAATATTGCTGGAGCCCGTACATTCGCCTTTCGAAAGGAAGTCGAATTTTTATGGTCGCGAGGACTGGGGCTCGGTGGTTCACTACACAATACGGTCGTCTTTGCCGATTCGGGATTGGTCAATGATGATGCCTTACGCTTCCCGGACGAGTGTGTTCGACATAAAGTGCTGGACCTTATTGGCGATCTGTCATTATTAGGCATCCCCGTTATTGGTCATTTCTTCGCAAAATGCGCCGGGCACGCGCTCCATACTCAATTGGTCCAAGCCATCATGCATAATCCTGACAAGTGGATCATGTTAAATGCGGGAGAATCTGGAAAGGATGAAATCTTCAACGGACAATCCTCCTCCAATCCTACGATTCATCTACCTGAACTCCAACCTGCCTTTCACGCATCCTGA
- a CDS encoding POT family MFS transporter, translating to MKKHEFRTEPLTTASMPSGVMYLVANEGAERFSYYGMRSILVVFMTGMLLNAEGSLDPMGEAEAKSYFHLFASGVYFFPFLGAILADAFWGKYKTIILLSLVYCGGHVVLALDHTRFGLLVGLTLIAIGSGGIKPCVSANLGDQFGLANGHLLSKAFAWFYFAINVGAFGSVMLTPWLLEHFGPGLAFGVPGILMFVATIIFWSGRNHYAHIPPDRAGVLQALSRPQTWGAIGKLAGIYVFVAFFWSLYDQTSSAWVLQAQHMDRVWMGVEWLPSQIQAVNPVLIMVFIPLFTYVVYPVLNKLVLLTSLRKMAMGFFMAVGAFLISAYIEQQIESGLEPAIGWQLLAFVVITAAEVMVSITCLEFSYTQAPLKLKSLLMGLFLLSVSLGNGFTAFVNFWIQNSDGTVALTGPDYYWFFAGIMFLVACLFLLVMTGYEEEAHFQGAGPE from the coding sequence ATGAAAAAACATGAATTTCGAACCGAGCCATTGACGACGGCTTCCATGCCATCGGGTGTCATGTATTTAGTTGCCAATGAAGGCGCCGAGCGATTTAGTTACTACGGGATGCGTTCCATTCTGGTGGTGTTTATGACGGGGATGTTGCTGAATGCAGAGGGAAGCTTGGATCCCATGGGCGAGGCAGAGGCGAAAAGTTATTTTCATCTTTTTGCCTCGGGGGTCTACTTTTTCCCTTTTTTGGGAGCAATCTTGGCCGATGCTTTTTGGGGAAAATATAAAACCATTATTCTTCTTTCTCTGGTGTATTGTGGTGGTCATGTCGTTTTGGCTTTGGATCACACCCGATTCGGCCTGCTTGTTGGATTGACCTTAATTGCGATCGGTTCCGGGGGAATTAAACCCTGCGTGTCAGCTAATTTGGGGGATCAGTTTGGTTTGGCTAATGGACATCTTTTATCCAAGGCCTTTGCCTGGTTTTACTTTGCCATCAACGTGGGTGCATTTGGATCTGTGATGCTCACCCCCTGGCTGTTAGAGCATTTTGGCCCTGGCCTGGCATTTGGAGTGCCTGGCATCCTGATGTTTGTGGCGACCATCATTTTTTGGTCCGGCCGAAACCACTATGCCCATATTCCTCCTGACCGCGCAGGAGTATTACAAGCGCTTTCCCGTCCCCAGACATGGGGTGCGATTGGGAAGCTGGCGGGTATTTATGTGTTTGTCGCATTTTTTTGGTCCCTCTATGACCAAACCTCTTCAGCGTGGGTCCTTCAAGCTCAACATATGGATCGGGTCTGGATGGGTGTTGAATGGTTGCCTTCGCAAATTCAAGCAGTGAATCCGGTCTTGATCATGGTGTTTATTCCTTTGTTTACCTATGTGGTCTATCCGGTTTTAAATAAATTGGTACTCCTCACATCTTTGCGAAAAATGGCTATGGGCTTTTTTATGGCGGTTGGGGCATTTCTGATCTCAGCCTATATTGAGCAACAAATTGAGTCGGGGCTGGAACCGGCGATTGGCTGGCAGTTATTGGCCTTCGTAGTCATTACGGCGGCGGAGGTCATGGTGTCTATTACCTGTCTCGAATTTTCCTATACTCAGGCTCCGCTCAAACTTAAATCGCTCCTGATGGGCTTGTTTTTACTGTCCGTGTCCTTAGGGAACGGATTTACGGCCTTTGTAAATTTTTGGATTCAAAATTCGGATGGGACTGTTGCGTTGACCGGCCCCGACTACTATTGGTTTTTTGCAGGCATCATGTTTCTCGTTGCCTGCCTGTTTCTTCTGGTGATGACAGGGTACGAAGAAGAAGCCCACTTTCAAGGAGCAGGACCGGAATGA
- a CDS encoding TonB-dependent receptor encodes MLVQAEESPVTTLDTMIVTGSAQPTQPHQSTQSITTLNAEQIAPLQPNRVTTILQQVPGLHTDEMSGRSGTSSVYLRGADPNFTLIMLDGVPMNDSTNQRGGSVDLSTIPIDRIDRVEIVRGPLSAFYGAEAMAGAINFITKSASTGPSFRLLGEGGRFDYVKGLVQTGGSLGPLSANLSLSHTQNGEQIEKDSFLMDSAGWNFSLQTDPSFDIQLNGQYTDSTVRSFPEGSGGSELALLRETERRKTQEFLTGLSSSFHTPSGWQQQIFLSVTRRLQDVSNPGILATPTTFALPPADFETLYTRFQARMTTTWTISPKLKVSLGEQLTHERGKRNGTQDLSSFGGSSTQPDDFAIQRTLGGIFAELTSVWWQKLTLNSGVRADISQGFQPKMSPRIGAKYQLVSSIQIRGGYGRGFKLPSLSSLGDPLIGNPSLQPETSVGWDLGLDYHTFNERFTATVEYFHNRFRNLIDLDPDLLNQGIIRLANLDEAETHGWNISLSLTPIPALTFQSSLTHLTTRVTETGDQLRNRPKWRGWFGVTMTLSSTINVKSQVTWVSSSFDFQVPTQTTRVGGFAKADITVNYHPLTTWSCYAALENVTNSSYEQFAGFPAPPLTFRLGLEYRPEF; translated from the coding sequence ATGCTGGTACAGGCCGAGGAGTCCCCGGTTACGACGCTTGATACGATGATTGTCACAGGTTCCGCCCAACCCACCCAACCCCACCAATCAACTCAAAGCATTACAACCCTCAACGCTGAACAGATTGCCCCCCTTCAGCCCAACCGGGTGACCACCATCCTCCAACAAGTCCCAGGACTCCATACCGATGAGATGAGCGGGAGAAGTGGAACCAGCTCAGTGTATCTAAGGGGTGCCGATCCCAATTTCACCTTGATTATGCTGGATGGAGTCCCCATGAATGACTCAACAAACCAGCGAGGGGGATCGGTTGATCTTTCCACTATTCCCATCGATCGGATCGATCGAGTAGAAATTGTTCGGGGTCCTCTCTCGGCATTTTATGGCGCTGAAGCTATGGCAGGCGCAATCAATTTCATTACCAAATCTGCTTCCACGGGTCCCTCTTTTCGCCTCTTGGGCGAAGGCGGTCGATTCGATTATGTCAAAGGGCTTGTCCAAACCGGAGGATCACTTGGACCATTGTCCGCTAATCTCTCACTGTCACATACCCAAAATGGTGAGCAAATCGAGAAAGATTCCTTTTTGATGGACTCGGCTGGATGGAATTTTTCCCTACAGACAGATCCCAGCTTTGACATTCAACTAAACGGGCAATATACAGATTCAACGGTCCGGAGTTTTCCGGAAGGCAGTGGTGGCTCGGAATTGGCTTTGCTCCGGGAAACCGAACGACGAAAGACCCAAGAGTTCCTGACGGGTTTGTCCTCCTCTTTTCACACTCCTTCGGGTTGGCAGCAACAGATATTTCTAAGTGTCACCCGGAGACTTCAAGACGTGTCAAACCCTGGAATTCTTGCGACTCCAACGACCTTTGCCCTGCCTCCGGCGGACTTTGAAACCCTCTATACCAGGTTTCAAGCACGGATGACCACAACATGGACGATCAGCCCCAAATTGAAGGTTTCACTTGGTGAACAGCTGACGCATGAACGAGGAAAACGGAACGGGACGCAAGACTTGAGTTCCTTCGGGGGCTCATCTACCCAGCCGGATGACTTTGCCATCCAGCGAACACTCGGAGGAATCTTTGCCGAACTGACGTCCGTCTGGTGGCAGAAACTGACGCTTAACTCGGGCGTGCGAGCCGATATCTCACAAGGGTTTCAGCCGAAGATGAGCCCCAGAATTGGAGCGAAATATCAACTGGTGTCCTCAATCCAGATTCGTGGTGGCTACGGAAGGGGATTCAAACTACCCAGCTTATCCAGTTTAGGAGACCCTTTGATTGGGAATCCTTCCTTACAACCCGAAACTAGCGTCGGGTGGGATCTGGGCTTAGACTATCACACATTCAATGAGAGATTTACCGCAACGGTAGAATACTTTCACAACCGGTTCAGGAACCTTATTGACCTTGATCCCGACCTCCTCAATCAGGGAATTATTCGCCTAGCCAATCTTGACGAGGCAGAAACCCATGGTTGGAATATTTCCCTGTCCCTCACGCCAATCCCTGCTCTTACGTTCCAGTCGAGTCTCACCCACCTCACCACTCGAGTGACGGAAACGGGAGATCAATTAAGAAACCGCCCCAAATGGCGCGGATGGTTTGGGGTCACGATGACGCTTTCTTCGACCATCAATGTCAAAAGCCAAGTCACATGGGTCAGTTCCAGTTTTGATTTTCAAGTTCCAACCCAAACCACACGGGTAGGAGGATTTGCCAAGGCAGACATCACGGTCAATTACCATCCTTTAACGACATGGAGTTGCTATGCCGCCCTCGAAAATGTCACCAACTCCTCCTATGAACAGTTTGCCGGATTCCCAGCTCCGCCCTTGACCTTTCGTTTAGGGTTGGAATACCGACCGGAATTTTAA